One Ricinus communis isolate WT05 ecotype wild-type chromosome 1, ASM1957865v1, whole genome shotgun sequence DNA window includes the following coding sequences:
- the LOC8267355 gene encoding uncharacterized protein LOC8267355, with product MEEVVLLIDELQTSCAVSHCRICHEAEFESCKTLEAPCACSGTVKFAHRDCIQRWCNEKGNTTCEICLQSYEPGYTAPSKKSQLMDAMTIRESLEIQEHDPESQGMAAVVEGVTVDAGDSECTTAADRSASYCRSLALTFTLLLLLKHFLATLTGGTEDYPFTLLTILALRASGILLPMLIVLRTIAAIQKSIRRQYQDRDDEGDEDEQQHLV from the exons ATGGAAGAAGTAGTATTGTTGATAGATGAACTGCAAACGAGTTGCGCAGTATCTCACTGCAGAATTTGCCATGAAGCTGAATTTGAAAGCTGCAAAACATTGGAAGCTCCTTGTGCCTGTTCAGGAACTGTCAAG TTTGCGCACAGAGATTGCATACAGAGATGGTGTAACGAGAAAGGAAATACAACTTGTGAAATTTGTCTCCAG AGCTATGAACCAGGATACACGGCACCTTCGAAAAAGTCTCAGCTGATGGATGCAATGACAATTAG AGAAAGCTTGGAAATTCAAGAACATGACCCTGAAAGTCAAGGCATGGCGGCGGTGGTCGAAGGAGTAACAGTTGACGCCGGAGATTCTGAGTGCACGACTGCCGCCGATAGAAGCGCCTCCTATTGCCGGTCGTTGGCTTTAACA TTCACCCtccttttacttttaaaacaTTTCTTGGCTACCCTCACCGGAGGGACGGAAGATTACCCCTTTACGCTTCTAACC ATACTTGCACTGAGGGCTAGTGGGATTCTTCTCCCAATGCTCATAGTGCTGAGGACAATTGCAGCAATTCAGAAAAGCATTCGGAGACAATATCAG GATAGGGATGACGAAGGAGATGAAGATGAGCAGCAACATTTAGTATAG